A window of the Haloquadratum walsbyi C23 genome harbors these coding sequences:
- a CDS encoding SOS response-associated peptidase produces the protein MCGRYTLSASASELSDRFDATAPPTIADALPRYNCAPGQTLPVITNANPNRFQELKWGLIPSWADDDTGGQINARAETVADKPTFATAYESQRCLVPADGFYEWVSDDGDLKKGNDSKQPYRVAFTDDRIFAMAGLWERWEPTHTQTGLGDFGAGETDNTTTDATGAIESFTILTTEPNEVVSSLHHRMAVVLPPESESAWLHEDTDTVESLLTPYSGDKLEAYPVSTRVNSPENDESSLIDPINDV, from the coding sequence ATGTGTGGTCGTTACACGCTCTCCGCTTCTGCATCAGAACTTAGTGATCGATTTGATGCAACTGCCCCGCCGACGATAGCAGACGCGCTCCCACGATACAACTGTGCGCCAGGACAGACACTCCCGGTAATTACGAATGCAAATCCAAATCGGTTCCAGGAACTAAAATGGGGACTGATTCCCTCATGGGCGGATGATGATACTGGTGGGCAAATAAATGCTCGCGCAGAGACAGTCGCAGATAAGCCAACTTTTGCAACTGCGTATGAATCACAGCGATGTCTTGTTCCTGCAGACGGATTTTATGAGTGGGTCAGTGACGATGGTGACCTGAAGAAAGGCAACGACAGTAAACAACCGTACCGAGTCGCCTTCACAGATGACCGAATCTTTGCAATGGCTGGACTCTGGGAACGATGGGAACCGACGCATACACAGACCGGACTTGGTGACTTTGGCGCTGGAGAGACAGATAACACAACTACTGACGCAACAGGAGCCATCGAGTCATTTACAATCCTTACAACGGAGCCAAACGAGGTTGTGTCCTCTCTTCACCATCGAATGGCTGTTGTTCTTCCACCCGAGTCAGAATCAGCATGGCTTCATGAAGATACTGACACTGTTGAGTCATTACTTACGCCATATTCAGGAGATAAATTGGAAGCATATCCTGTCTCAACCCGTGTAAACAGTCCTGAAAACGATGAATCGTCATTAATTGACCCGATAAACGATGTATGA
- a CDS encoding ribonuclease H-like domain-containing protein, giving the protein MRIENSFIPVSGVGESRERSLWEADIISWERFDPTDAPVGPKTATAIESFLAEALPRLDDGDTQYFNEQFPDSEIWRLYENTRTETVFFDIETTGLDAGYNDVTTVSFHQQDETTTLVRGDDLTRNRVREQFRTAPLIASFNGKRFDVPFLEQCFDISIETPHLDLMYPCRRVNLTGGLKSIENEIGIDRDRPDLSGRDAVRLWSQYKRNNDTDALETLISYNRDDTVNLRNLADVVARTLHEQSLGAATGTPCGIADPRE; this is encoded by the coding sequence ATGCGAATTGAGAATAGTTTTATTCCTGTCTCAGGCGTTGGCGAGTCGCGCGAGCGTTCACTATGGGAGGCAGATATCATTTCTTGGGAACGATTTGACCCGACAGATGCCCCTGTCGGTCCAAAGACAGCAACAGCAATTGAATCCTTCCTTGCAGAAGCACTCCCGCGACTTGATGACGGCGATACACAGTATTTCAATGAGCAATTTCCCGATAGTGAAATTTGGCGACTGTATGAAAATACTCGTACCGAGACGGTATTCTTCGATATAGAAACCACAGGACTCGATGCAGGGTATAATGATGTTACGACAGTCTCATTTCATCAACAAGACGAGACCACAACACTTGTTCGCGGTGACGACCTGACACGCAACCGAGTGCGTGAACAGTTTCGCACTGCACCACTTATTGCTTCATTCAATGGCAAACGATTTGATGTCCCATTTCTAGAGCAGTGCTTTGATATATCGATTGAAACACCACATCTTGATTTGATGTATCCATGTCGACGAGTCAATTTGACTGGCGGATTAAAGTCAATCGAGAATGAAATTGGCATTGACCGTGATCGACCTGATCTTTCAGGTCGGGATGCAGTCCGGCTGTGGAGTCAATATAAACGAAATAATGACACTGATGCGCTTGAGACGCTAATCTCATATAATCGTGATGATACGGTGAATCTTCGTAATCTTGCTGACGTTGTGGCGCGAACGCTGCATGAGCAATCGCTGGGGGCGGCAACTGGGACACCGTGCGGAATTGCGGATCCACGCGAATAA
- a CDS encoding dolichyl-phosphate hexose transferase, with translation MDDIAYTFDDLTVVMGTYNESDAITSVLTDIERVTDGHADIVCVDSSDDRTPEIAREHGATVIEQPPRGYGYAVETALSKAETPVIVTTDCDDTYPMDALPTFLTLINDGYDVVSGDRLYYGATAMPLLNRIGNAAFALVASALVGERVHDTTTGMRAYRRRVIEDIEWTENTGLSAELLLRPLCRGYQVREEPITYDERLGETTLDPVDGGLAIAKSIVTIGIEERLGITLT, from the coding sequence ATGGACGATATAGCATATACATTTGATGATCTCACAGTTGTAATGGGAACATATAATGAATCAGATGCAATCACGTCAGTGCTGACAGATATTGAACGTGTGACTGACGGGCATGCTGATATTGTTTGTGTTGATAGTTCAGATGATCGAACTCCTGAGATTGCTCGTGAACATGGAGCAACAGTGATCGAACAGCCACCACGTGGATATGGGTACGCTGTTGAGACTGCATTGTCTAAAGCAGAGACACCTGTCATTGTAACGACTGATTGTGATGATACATATCCAATGGATGCACTTCCAACGTTTCTTACACTTATCAATGATGGATATGATGTCGTATCTGGTGATCGGCTGTACTATGGGGCTACAGCAATGCCATTGTTGAATCGCATTGGGAATGCAGCGTTCGCGCTTGTTGCCTCAGCACTTGTTGGCGAACGTGTTCATGATACAACAACAGGGATGCGTGCATATCGTCGGCGTGTAATTGAGGATATTGAGTGGACTGAGAATACTGGATTATCCGCAGAACTATTACTGAGACCACTTTGTCGTGGCTATCAAGTTCGAGAGGAACCGATCACATATGATGAGCGATTAGGTGAGACAACACTCGACCCAGTTGACGGGGGACTTGCGATTGCCAAGTCAATTGTTACTATAGGAATTGAAGAGCGACTTGGTATTACACTCACCTGA
- a CDS encoding DUF5800 family protein, producing the protein MTVLSFDDDGVDVIYDGTEFRLEKTLIEEAIEKPYPDVTDHEVLKIIEQDPTLGDEPRRVADILR; encoded by the coding sequence ATGACTGTTCTCTCATTTGACGACGATGGCGTTGATGTGATCTATGACGGAACTGAATTTCGACTGGAAAAAACGCTTATTGAGGAAGCAATCGAGAAGCCATACCCAGACGTCACTGATCATGAAGTGCTTAAAATAATTGAACAGGATCCAACACTCGGCGATGAACCTCGCCGTGTTGCTGATATTCTCAGGTGA
- a CDS encoding polymer-forming cytoskeletal protein, with amino-acid sequence MSFGNDPFDSLTIPDGTTVEEYDLVTEGNVMIGGQSTVEFGVRARNILAGERVQFGGSIEAERDCRLDVWCEVADNVLVGKDAYLGERVHIGGQLLVAGDLDIGDDVTVEEGFEANGWIVIRNPVSSLVFYFIILSHLLQVNESEAASEFVQEIAAEAENNTDDADTDSNDVMMIVIPRGATVSDDIWQVSTPASIGDDCRLHGNVRAASITVGCDTNLFGSLRARGDIDIDERTRIHGDVTTRNGAVSISAGARIRGDVVCDNLQLHDDAEVYGTIRASGEVNIVHAPIADE; translated from the coding sequence GTGTCATTCGGGAATGATCCGTTCGACTCGCTAACGATTCCTGACGGCACGACCGTCGAGGAATATGATCTTGTTACCGAGGGGAATGTAATGATTGGCGGTCAAAGCACCGTCGAGTTCGGCGTGAGAGCACGAAATATTCTCGCCGGTGAGCGTGTTCAATTCGGTGGAAGTATTGAAGCGGAGCGCGATTGCCGACTTGATGTCTGGTGTGAGGTCGCCGACAACGTTCTTGTTGGAAAAGATGCATATCTTGGTGAACGGGTACACATCGGAGGACAGCTATTGGTTGCTGGTGATCTTGACATTGGCGATGACGTGACGGTTGAAGAAGGATTTGAAGCAAATGGATGGATTGTAATTCGCAACCCAGTATCCTCACTGGTATTTTACTTTATTATCCTCTCACATCTACTGCAGGTTAATGAAAGCGAGGCAGCAAGCGAATTCGTTCAAGAAATCGCGGCTGAAGCAGAGAATAATACTGACGATGCAGATACTGATAGCAATGATGTAATGATGATTGTTATTCCGCGTGGAGCAACAGTATCAGATGATATCTGGCAGGTATCCACACCGGCATCGATTGGTGATGACTGCCGGCTTCACGGAAATGTCCGGGCAGCATCGATTACTGTTGGTTGTGACACCAATTTATTCGGGAGTCTTCGCGCTCGCGGAGATATCGATATTGATGAGCGAACACGAATCCATGGGGATGTCACAACGCGTAATGGTGCTGTTTCAATCAGTGCTGGCGCTCGAATTCGCGGCGATGTTGTTTGTGATAATCTTCAATTGCACGATGATGCGGAGGTGTATGGGACGATTCGCGCAAGCGGTGAGGTGAATATTGTCCATGCACCGATTGCCGATGAGTAA
- a CDS encoding redox-regulated ATPase YchF, whose amino-acid sequence MLSIALAGKPNAGKSTFYQAATMADVDVGNYPFTTIDPNQGVTHARTRCPCLDTETRCGNCTDGIRYVPVELLDVAGLVPGAHEGRGLGNQFLDALTDADAILAVVDAAGATNAQGDPVEVGTYDPVEEANFVEEELEQWLAGIIDRNWETVVRQSRAPEFKIDEAVTELLTGFGASEHDVATALRSISYPDDPQQWSMDDQMALAVDIRERTKPIVLVANKADIAPVENINRLHDTSKPVVPATADGERALRRAADADLIEYNPGDTAITITGDISSTQQAGLETIQNVMENTDGTGVQAAINTAVYHLLEMITVYPVENETRWTDGSDDMLPDAVLLRKGSTPLDLAYAVHSDIGDGYLYAVDARAERRISEDHELSEGAVVKIVSTA is encoded by the coding sequence ATGCTCTCTATTGCGCTTGCCGGAAAACCGAATGCCGGTAAATCGACCTTCTATCAGGCAGCAACGATGGCTGATGTTGATGTTGGGAACTATCCATTTACCACAATTGATCCGAATCAGGGAGTTACACATGCACGAACCCGCTGTCCCTGTCTTGATACAGAAACTCGGTGTGGAAACTGCACGGATGGGATTAGATACGTTCCAGTCGAGTTGCTTGATGTTGCTGGGCTTGTTCCCGGTGCGCATGAGGGTCGCGGACTTGGAAATCAGTTTCTTGATGCACTAACTGACGCTGACGCTATTCTTGCTGTTGTCGATGCGGCAGGTGCAACTAATGCTCAAGGTGATCCCGTCGAAGTTGGGACATATGACCCGGTTGAGGAGGCTAATTTCGTTGAGGAAGAGTTAGAACAATGGCTCGCTGGAATTATTGACCGCAATTGGGAAACAGTCGTTCGTCAGTCCCGGGCACCAGAGTTTAAGATTGATGAGGCAGTGACAGAATTGCTGACGGGATTCGGAGCGAGTGAACATGATGTTGCAACCGCGCTCCGGTCAATATCGTATCCTGATGACCCACAACAGTGGAGCATGGACGATCAGATGGCACTCGCAGTTGATATCCGCGAACGAACAAAGCCAATCGTACTTGTGGCGAATAAGGCTGACATTGCCCCTGTCGAAAATATCAATCGACTCCACGATACCTCAAAGCCGGTCGTTCCAGCGACAGCAGATGGGGAACGCGCCCTTCGCCGAGCTGCAGACGCCGATTTAATTGAATATAATCCAGGAGATACAGCAATCACAATTACCGGGGATATCTCTTCAACACAACAGGCAGGTCTTGAGACGATTCAGAATGTGATGGAAAATACCGATGGGACAGGTGTGCAAGCAGCTATCAATACAGCTGTTTATCATCTTCTTGAAATGATTACTGTTTATCCAGTGGAAAATGAGACCCGATGGACCGATGGAAGCGACGATATGCTTCCAGATGCGGTCTTACTCCGAAAAGGGTCAACCCCGCTTGATCTTGCATATGCAGTCCACTCTGATATTGGCGATGGATATCTATACGCCGTTGATGCACGCGCAGAACGACGGATTAGCGAGGATCATGAACTCTCTGAGGGAGCCGTCGTTAAGATTGTAAGCACAGCTTGA
- a CDS encoding pyridoxal phosphate-dependent aminotransferase, protein MYSFSDRVESVSISGIREVFEAAGEDAINLGLGQPDFPAPAHARDAAVEAIQAGEADAYTENKGMMSLREAIAAKHQRDQNITVNPDEIIATAGGSEALHIVMEAHIDPGDEVLVPDPGFVSYDALTRLAGGTPVPVPLRDDLTLDPAAIEERITADTAAFVVNSPGNPTGAVSSQTDIREFARIADEYDVFCISDEVYEYTVFDGEFHSPLAFADRDNVVVVNSASKLYSMTGWRLGWVLGSTSRVERMLRVHQYTQACAAAPSQFAAEAALTGPQDVITEMTDSFERRRDLIVDGLTDIGLEVPTPRGAFYCMPKVPDGFVMECLERGVIIVPGDAFGANGNGYARLSYATDEESLREALDIMQQAYTAVS, encoded by the coding sequence ATGTACTCATTCTCTGATCGTGTGGAGTCAGTATCAATCAGTGGAATCCGAGAGGTATTTGAGGCCGCAGGTGAGGACGCAATTAATCTTGGATTAGGACAACCCGACTTCCCAGCACCAGCACACGCACGTGATGCAGCCGTTGAGGCAATTCAGGCAGGTGAAGCAGACGCGTACACAGAGAACAAAGGAATGATGTCACTTCGTGAGGCAATCGCAGCGAAACATCAGCGTGATCAGAATATCACTGTTAATCCTGATGAGATTATCGCGACTGCCGGCGGGTCTGAGGCACTCCATATTGTTATGGAAGCACATATTGACCCCGGCGATGAGGTTCTCGTTCCTGATCCGGGGTTTGTCTCATATGACGCCCTTACCCGACTCGCTGGTGGGACACCTGTTCCAGTTCCACTTCGTGACGATCTGACACTCGATCCTGCGGCTATTGAGGAGCGCATAACTGCTGATACTGCTGCATTCGTTGTTAATAGCCCAGGAAACCCAACTGGTGCTGTATCATCACAAACGGATATCCGTGAATTCGCTCGGATTGCTGATGAATATGATGTGTTCTGTATCTCAGATGAAGTGTATGAGTACACAGTTTTTGATGGGGAATTTCACTCACCACTTGCGTTTGCTGACCGTGATAATGTGGTTGTGGTGAATTCTGCTTCAAAATTATATTCAATGACCGGATGGCGACTTGGGTGGGTTCTTGGCTCGACGTCCCGGGTTGAGCGCATGCTCCGTGTACATCAATATACACAGGCATGTGCGGCAGCCCCGTCTCAATTTGCTGCAGAAGCTGCTCTTACTGGTCCGCAGGATGTCATCACTGAAATGACGGACTCATTTGAGCGTCGGCGTGACCTCATTGTCGATGGGCTTACCGATATTGGTCTTGAGGTTCCAACACCACGTGGTGCATTTTACTGTATGCCGAAAGTTCCTGATGGATTTGTCATGGAGTGTCTTGAGCGTGGCGTGATTATTGTCCCTGGTGATGCATTTGGTGCGAACGGCAATGGGTACGCTCGATTATCATATGCAACTGATGAAGAATCACTTCGCGAGGCACTCGATATTATGCAACAAGCATATACTGCCGTTAGCTGA
- a CDS encoding ABC transporter substrate-binding protein produces the protein MSNRQDSDQTYVSRRRVLQASGAVTTAGIGAFAGCSGTRGGSTGASNSGIEEIRVAYMPIYPDMQYFVMKEEGYFDAIDADVTGEVFSDGPSIVQASATGDFDVMMFGIVPAMIIMDKGIPSKITGANIQNAMEILARDSFASIWENAQSGAEAFAQFEAERGRKFTFGTFPPGSVPDILLRYWLTEIVGVEPGSDVSITPLGGAGPVRQALLSSRIDGTSIMEPVPTVASMNDAPYQSIAWAGDFMPGQPAAVTLMHDRLRSDNPEVAQTFIEQHQRATAFAKENPDTAAAHASTVIGESVLPVETARRAIDARASDFITDPHKIADGAKIFSEYAAQAGKIDSVLSNDQLFDFSVYDSV, from the coding sequence ATGAGTAATAGACAGGATAGCGACCAGACATACGTATCTCGACGTCGGGTCCTGCAGGCAAGTGGGGCGGTTACAACAGCCGGTATAGGTGCATTCGCAGGCTGTTCCGGCACTCGTGGCGGGAGCACAGGTGCAAGCAACAGCGGGATCGAAGAGATTCGTGTTGCGTATATGCCGATTTATCCCGATATGCAATACTTTGTTATGAAAGAGGAGGGGTATTTTGATGCAATTGATGCTGACGTAACGGGTGAGGTTTTCTCTGATGGTCCGAGCATTGTCCAAGCATCAGCAACAGGAGATTTCGATGTTATGATGTTTGGAATCGTTCCGGCAATGATTATCATGGATAAGGGTATTCCATCAAAGATCACCGGGGCAAATATTCAGAACGCAATGGAGATTTTAGCGCGTGATTCATTTGCATCGATATGGGAGAATGCCCAGTCAGGTGCTGAAGCGTTTGCACAATTTGAAGCAGAGCGTGGTCGGAAATTCACCTTTGGAACATTTCCACCAGGATCGGTCCCTGACATCCTGCTTCGTTATTGGCTGACTGAGATTGTCGGAGTTGAGCCTGGATCCGATGTGTCAATCACACCACTTGGTGGGGCTGGCCCGGTTCGACAGGCGTTACTTTCCAGTAGAATTGATGGAACATCAATCATGGAGCCGGTCCCAACGGTCGCTTCTATGAATGATGCTCCATATCAATCGATTGCATGGGCTGGAGATTTCATGCCAGGACAACCAGCCGCAGTCACGCTCATGCATGATAGACTTCGCTCTGACAACCCTGAGGTCGCACAGACATTCATTGAGCAGCATCAACGTGCAACAGCATTCGCGAAAGAAAATCCTGACACAGCAGCCGCACACGCGAGCACGGTCATCGGTGAGAGTGTCCTCCCAGTTGAGACAGCACGGCGTGCAATCGATGCGCGGGCGTCTGATTTCATTACAGACCCACATAAGATTGCTGATGGTGCAAAGATTTTCTCTGAATATGCCGCTCAAGCAGGGAAGATTGACTCAGTACTATCAAATGATCAACTGTTCGATTTCAGTGTGTATGATTCAGTATGA
- a CDS encoding ABC transporter permease → MSVETPTDSEPAVPTGDRNQDRDEETGSVETTQGLFGDIDPASIGYGIVGSAIFVTIWQVAAAAVDQTYLLPSPIEVATAFIIELTASATFTLPIAGITVPMTRLTANLAQSLLHYLPGLVVGSTLGVSLGLAMGWSGRLDNALTPVTRFLRPIPPLAWIVFAIVWIGIGHGGAAFIVGIGAFWINFYNAYAGVEGVSTHLKEVAASLGVDDDLTMIRKVIIPAAMPSITTGLRTSIGQCWMIVVAAELFGAPGVGFQIINAAQNLATDVSVAYMVVISLVFLVSDGVFRRVERRLLEWRV, encoded by the coding sequence ATGAGCGTTGAAACACCAACTGATTCAGAGCCAGCAGTCCCAACAGGAGATCGTAATCAAGATCGCGATGAGGAGACAGGGTCAGTTGAGACAACTCAAGGGTTGTTCGGAGATATTGATCCAGCAAGTATCGGGTATGGAATTGTTGGAAGTGCAATCTTTGTTACAATCTGGCAAGTCGCTGCTGCTGCTGTTGACCAGACATATTTGCTTCCATCACCGATTGAGGTAGCAACAGCATTCATTATTGAATTAACTGCCTCAGCCACATTTACACTTCCAATTGCGGGTATAACAGTGCCAATGACTCGACTTACTGCAAATCTCGCACAGAGTCTCCTCCATTATCTTCCAGGGCTTGTTGTTGGAAGCACACTTGGAGTCAGTCTTGGACTAGCAATGGGGTGGAGTGGGCGGCTTGATAACGCATTAACCCCAGTTACGCGGTTTCTCCGACCGATTCCACCGCTTGCATGGATTGTATTTGCGATTGTCTGGATTGGTATTGGTCATGGCGGCGCTGCATTTATTGTTGGGATTGGTGCATTCTGGATTAATTTCTATAACGCATATGCCGGTGTTGAGGGCGTTTCAACACATCTCAAAGAAGTAGCTGCGAGTCTTGGCGTAGATGATGATTTGACGATGATCCGGAAGGTGATTATCCCAGCAGCAATGCCATCGATTACGACTGGGCTTCGAACGAGTATTGGACAATGTTGGATGATTGTTGTCGCCGCAGAGCTATTTGGTGCCCCTGGAGTTGGCTTTCAGATTATCAATGCAGCACAAAACCTCGCAACAGATGTTAGCGTCGCATATATGGTTGTAATCAGTCTTGTATTTCTCGTAAGTGATGGCGTATTCCGACGGGTTGAGCGGAGGCTTCTCGAATGGCGGGTATAA
- a CDS encoding ABC transporter ATP-binding protein: MAGINKNSDQYAKADNHQNNRGNETRAKVVVDTVTKVFESERQTVRALDEVSFTVSDGEFVCLVGPSGCGKTTLFRVIAGLEMPTNGEVRLAGNTVTGPGTDRGMVFQEYGLFPWRTVQENVAFGLEEQGAVEPNRSRRVDEMLELVGLTEFKDAYPKELSGGMKQRVGIARALAVDPEILLADEPFGSVDAQTREMLHDELLSIWTTTGKTVLFVTHDVEEAVTLADRVVVMAPSPGRVNEIVDIDVDRPRQRTDVTFGEYVEQIRSLIGE, encoded by the coding sequence ATGGCGGGTATAAATAAAAACTCAGACCAATATGCAAAAGCAGACAATCATCAAAACAACCGTGGCAACGAGACAAGAGCAAAAGTTGTTGTTGATACGGTAACTAAGGTATTCGAATCTGAACGGCAGACAGTTCGAGCCCTAGATGAAGTATCATTCACTGTCTCCGATGGTGAGTTTGTGTGTCTTGTTGGACCGTCTGGATGCGGTAAGACAACGCTCTTCCGAGTAATTGCCGGTCTCGAAATGCCCACAAACGGTGAAGTGCGACTTGCGGGTAACACTGTCACAGGTCCCGGGACTGATCGTGGGATGGTATTCCAGGAATACGGGTTATTCCCTTGGCGAACTGTCCAGGAAAATGTCGCATTCGGACTCGAAGAGCAGGGCGCTGTCGAACCAAACCGCAGTCGTCGGGTTGATGAAATGCTTGAGTTAGTTGGTCTTACAGAGTTCAAGGACGCATATCCGAAGGAACTCTCTGGTGGAATGAAACAGCGCGTTGGGATTGCACGAGCGCTTGCTGTTGACCCAGAGATTCTTCTTGCAGATGAACCATTTGGAAGTGTTGATGCACAAACACGGGAGATGTTACACGATGAGTTATTATCAATTTGGACAACGACTGGAAAGACAGTACTGTTTGTGACACATGATGTCGAAGAAGCAGTGACACTCGCTGACCGAGTTGTTGTGATGGCACCGTCACCCGGTAGAGTCAATGAAATCGTTGATATTGATGTTGATCGTCCGCGACAGCGAACAGACGTCACATTCGGTGAATATGTTGAGCAGATTCGATCACTGATCGGCGAGTAA
- a CDS encoding DEAD/DEAH box helicase, whose protein sequence is MRLDFERGTIAVEGDDSLVPHTTWDERTNTDRALGFRYREIKDYLDTSEVEYENNVLNLVPSPELTSEIELRGYQQQALNRWLSERRGVVVLPTGAGKTYVGIEAIDEINNSTFVVVPTLDLVDQWKSELQVFNLPIGEYTGRQKTIKSITVSTYDSAYTHAEKLGNRFELLIFDEVHHLASEGYRQIAELFASPFALGLTATFEREDGKHEVLGELLGGKVYEIETEELTGEYLSEYTVERITVDLTSEERKAYDENVETFRKYLMSTDITMRSPEDFQKVVLRSGNDPEAWRAVRSRNTARQIAYSSESKLDELATLLEQHRDDRIIIFTRYNDLVYDVSNRFFIPSITYTTKKSERQQILKQFKNNTYNAIVSSQVLNEGIDVPDANIGIILSGTGSNREYRQRLGRILRPSGDTAHLYEIVSSGTGEIRTSTRRKS, encoded by the coding sequence ATGCGGTTGGACTTCGAGCGCGGAACTATAGCCGTGGAGGGAGATGACTCTCTTGTTCCGCACACCACATGGGATGAGCGAACAAACACCGATCGGGCTCTTGGATTTCGGTATCGAGAGATCAAGGATTATCTTGACACCTCGGAGGTTGAATACGAGAATAATGTGCTGAATCTTGTTCCATCACCTGAGCTGACGAGTGAGATTGAATTACGGGGATATCAACAACAGGCACTGAATCGCTGGCTTTCCGAGCGCCGTGGTGTTGTTGTCCTGCCAACAGGAGCTGGGAAAACATATGTTGGAATAGAGGCTATTGATGAGATAAACAACTCAACCTTTGTTGTTGTCCCAACGCTTGATCTTGTAGACCAGTGGAAATCAGAGCTTCAGGTATTTAATCTTCCGATTGGTGAATATACTGGTCGTCAAAAGACAATTAAGTCAATTACAGTCTCGACATATGATTCAGCATATACTCATGCTGAGAAGCTTGGAAATCGGTTTGAACTGCTGATTTTTGATGAAGTTCATCATCTTGCATCTGAAGGGTATAGACAGATAGCAGAATTATTTGCTTCCCCCTTTGCATTAGGGTTGACAGCGACATTCGAGCGTGAAGATGGCAAACACGAAGTATTGGGTGAGCTACTCGGTGGAAAAGTCTATGAGATTGAGACGGAGGAACTCACTGGTGAATACCTGTCAGAATACACTGTTGAGCGGATCACTGTTGATCTGACATCGGAAGAGCGGAAAGCGTATGATGAAAATGTTGAGACCTTTCGGAAGTATCTGATGTCGACGGACATCACCATGCGTAGTCCAGAGGATTTCCAGAAGGTTGTTTTACGAAGTGGAAATGACCCTGAAGCGTGGCGTGCGGTTCGTTCCCGAAATACAGCCCGTCAGATTGCATATAGCTCAGAATCAAAACTTGATGAACTCGCAACTCTACTTGAACAACACCGCGACGATCGTATTATCATTTTTACGCGATATAACGATCTCGTATATGACGTTTCGAACCGGTTCTTCATTCCAAGCATTACATATACAACTAAAAAGAGTGAGCGTCAGCAAATTCTCAAACAGTTCAAAAATAACACGTACAACGCAATTGTGAGTTCACAGGTACTGAATGAAGGTATCGATGTCCCAGATGCAAATATCGGTATTATCTTAAGCGGAACAGGAAGCAATCGAGAGTATCGACAGCGGCTTGGTCGTATTCTTCGTCCCTCAGGGGACACGGCTCACCTGTATGAAATTGTTTCAAGCGGCACCGGGGAAATTCGAACATCAACTCGACGGAAGTCCTGA